One part of the Mariniflexile litorale genome encodes these proteins:
- the recO gene encoding DNA repair protein RecO: MLITTNAIVLSKLKYKDNDLIVKCYTQHLGVVSFLLRGILKNKKSNTKAAYFQPLSQLQLSINYKENRSLQGVSDTKMNHVYSSLHTHVLKSAVVMFLSEVLSSTLKEEEPNEALFSYIETTLLWLDEQSEYSNFHLLFLLSLSKYLGFYPDTTHLEYAYFSLKEGKFEMNQYDNYTISGENLTLLKQLLGTTFDALPAVKINSKQRQSFLNMMLLYFELHLGSFKPPKSLQIFNQVFN; the protein is encoded by the coding sequence ATGCTTATTACTACAAACGCTATCGTGCTTTCAAAATTAAAATACAAAGACAACGATTTAATTGTAAAGTGTTATACTCAACATTTAGGTGTTGTTAGTTTTCTGTTACGGGGTATTTTAAAAAACAAAAAATCCAATACCAAGGCAGCTTATTTTCAACCGCTTTCACAATTACAGTTAAGTATTAATTATAAAGAGAATAGGTCGTTGCAGGGTGTTAGCGACACTAAAATGAATCATGTGTATAGTAGTTTACATACTCATGTTTTAAAAAGTGCAGTTGTCATGTTTTTATCTGAAGTATTATCAAGTACTTTAAAAGAAGAAGAGCCTAACGAAGCGTTGTTTAGTTATATTGAAACTACGCTGTTATGGCTGGATGAACAATCTGAATATTCAAATTTTCATTTATTATTTTTATTAAGTTTATCTAAATATCTAGGGTTCTATCCAGACACAACTCATTTGGAATATGCTTATTTTAGTTTGAAAGAAGGCAAGTTTGAAATGAATCAATACGACAATTATACTATTTCGGGTGAAAATTTAACACTTTTAAAACAGTTGTTAGGCACAACATTTGATGCATTACCAGCAGTAAAGATAAATTCTAAACAACGCCAATCGTTTTTAAATATGATGTTGCTTTATTTTGAATTACATTTGGGAAGTTTTAAACCCCCAAAATCACTGCAAATATTTAATCAAGTTTTTAATTAA
- a CDS encoding ABC transporter substrate-binding protein has protein sequence MLKRLLVFIICLAPLIQHGQGFSALWKGHFSYYNVKQVVQGNSKIYAASENAVFSYNIQTKAIKELNTVNGLSGETISTIYYSDIYELLIIGYESGLIEIAFENDDEILSVVDIVEKPTIPAVQKRINHFNAYNNLVYISTNYGISVFNLDRLEFGDTYFIGNGGGQIQVNQTAVLGNNIYASCFGGNGIRKALVTSPNLIDYQNWQTVIPGDFTAIEAVDDKLYVVNTNRQIFSVVNDVLNPLFQYNTVPLNVSHVGSNLIITISDNVYVYDANFNVISEVSINSDFTTQYTSATIDATAIYIGTTSYGVLKTALSATSNFEEIHPDGPLLNNPFSVQAESGGVWVTFGEYDLFFNPYPLNSRGFSHFKNDEWLNTPFEEVLEAKCLNTISINPSNNNQVFISSFFNGLLEVNNEIPEILYNQTNSGLESLALPNDPNYIDIRVGASAFDNNGLLWSTTSLANNPLKSYHVTNKQWKSYNFDAVIPSAYGSNLGFADLVIDNSNTKWVASYNYGLIGFNENGGKPKIKGVYKEDENMPTVFATALALDARNQLWIGTYRGLRILYNTSGFFEDNITVDEIIIEEDGIAKELLFQQFITDIEVDGSNNKWIGTADSGLFYLSSDGQKTIYHFTKNNSPLPSNTINDVSIDNNNGIVYIATSKGLVSFRSGGSNAFETLENAYAYPNPVRPNFNIVDQKVKIKDISENVNIKITDIEGNLVAEAQSRTNQRYSGYNLEIDGGTAYWNGKNLANRVVASGVYLVMLSDLDTYETKVLKLMVVR, from the coding sequence ATGCTTAAAAGACTCCTAGTATTCATAATTTGTTTAGCACCTCTAATTCAACATGGTCAAGGTTTTTCTGCACTTTGGAAAGGACATTTTTCATATTATAACGTCAAACAAGTAGTCCAAGGTAATAGTAAAATCTATGCTGCATCCGAAAACGCCGTTTTTAGTTATAATATTCAAACAAAGGCAATTAAGGAACTTAATACTGTTAATGGATTATCGGGCGAAACCATTTCAACTATTTATTATAGCGATATTTATGAGTTATTAATCATTGGTTATGAAAGCGGACTCATTGAAATTGCTTTTGAGAACGATGATGAAATTTTATCAGTTGTTGATATTGTTGAAAAGCCAACCATTCCTGCGGTTCAAAAACGAATAAACCACTTTAATGCCTATAACAATTTGGTTTACATTTCTACAAATTATGGCATTTCAGTTTTTAATCTTGACCGCTTAGAGTTTGGAGATACCTATTTTATAGGTAACGGAGGTGGGCAAATACAAGTAAACCAAACGGCCGTTTTAGGAAATAATATCTATGCAAGTTGCTTTGGTGGGAACGGTATAAGAAAAGCTCTGGTAACCAGTCCTAATTTAATAGATTATCAAAACTGGCAAACGGTCATTCCGGGAGATTTCACAGCGATTGAAGCGGTAGATGATAAGCTTTATGTCGTAAACACAAACAGGCAAATATTTAGTGTCGTAAACGATGTATTGAACCCCTTATTTCAATACAATACAGTACCATTAAATGTCTCACATGTAGGAAGTAATTTGATAATAACAATTTCAGATAATGTGTATGTATATGATGCAAATTTTAATGTTATTTCAGAAGTTTCAATAAATTCAGATTTTACAACGCAGTATACTTCAGCTACTATAGACGCTACTGCTATCTACATAGGAACAACTAGTTACGGGGTTTTAAAAACGGCGCTTTCAGCAACTTCCAATTTTGAGGAAATTCATCCCGATGGGCCGCTTTTAAATAATCCATTTTCTGTACAGGCAGAATCTGGTGGTGTTTGGGTTACTTTTGGGGAATATGATCTATTTTTTAATCCATATCCTTTGAACAGTAGAGGGTTCAGCCATTTTAAAAATGATGAATGGCTTAACACACCTTTTGAAGAGGTTTTGGAGGCTAAATGCTTAAATACGATATCTATAAATCCATCCAATAATAATCAAGTTTTTATCAGTTCTTTTTTCAATGGATTATTAGAAGTTAATAATGAGATCCCCGAAATACTGTATAATCAAACCAATAGCGGGCTAGAATCTTTAGCTTTACCGAACGATCCTAATTATATTGATATTCGGGTCGGTGCGTCTGCTTTTGATAATAACGGGCTTTTGTGGTCTACAACAAGTTTGGCAAATAATCCTTTAAAATCATATCATGTAACTAATAAACAATGGAAATCATATAACTTCGACGCGGTAATTCCATCTGCTTATGGATCTAATTTGGGATTTGCTGATTTAGTTATTGACAATAGTAACACAAAGTGGGTGGCGAGTTATAATTATGGTCTTATCGGTTTTAATGAAAACGGCGGTAAACCAAAAATTAAAGGTGTTTACAAGGAAGATGAAAATATGCCTACCGTATTTGCGACCGCACTTGCTTTGGATGCGCGAAATCAACTTTGGATAGGAACTTATAGAGGTTTGCGTATTCTATATAATACCTCTGGTTTTTTTGAAGACAATATTACCGTAGATGAAATTATTATAGAAGAAGATGGCATTGCGAAAGAATTATTGTTTCAACAGTTTATTACAGATATTGAAGTGGATGGATCTAATAATAAATGGATTGGTACGGCCGATTCCGGACTGTTTTATTTGTCTTCAGATGGGCAAAAAACCATCTATCATTTCACTAAAAATAACTCACCTTTACCTTCAAATACTATTAATGATGTTTCTATAGATAATAATAATGGTATTGTTTACATAGCAACCAGTAAAGGGTTGGTGTCTTTTCGTTCTGGTGGGTCAAATGCTTTTGAAACTCTAGAGAATGCCTATGCCTATCCAAACCCAGTAAGACCCAACTTTAATATTGTAGATCAAAAAGTAAAGATTAAAGACATTTCAGAAAATGTTAACATAAAAATAACCGATATTGAAGGTAATTTGGTAGCCGAAGCCCAATCTAGAACCAACCAACGATACAGTGGTTATAATCTTGAAATTGATGGGGGAACTGCCTATTGGAACGGTAAAAACTTGGCCAATAGAGTGGTTGCTTCGGGGGTGTATTTGGTAATGCTTTCAGATTTAGATACTTACGAAACTAAAGTTTTAAAATTAATGGTGGTTAGATAA
- the gdhA gene encoding NADP-specific glutamate dehydrogenase, whose product MKSNIEAFLNLVKERNNNEPEFLQAVEEVAETVIPYIVEHEIYNGKSILLRMVEPERVITFRVCWVNDAGEIQVNRGYRIQMNSAIGPYKGGLRFHPTVNMSILKFLAFEQVFKNSLTTLPMGGGKGGSDFDPKGKSDGEIMRFCHAFMSELFRHIGPNTDVPAGDMGVGAREIGFLFGMYKKLKNEFTGVLTGKGLSWGGSLIRPEATGYGTVYFAQKMLETKGQDLEGKHVVVSGSGNVAQYAVEKCIQLGAKVLTMSDSSGYIYDNEGINTEKLALIMELKNVKRARISEYIKTYPNSKFIKAKTPWEVKCDIALPCATQNELNDEDAKVLLKNGCICVSEGANMPSTIKAVREFHKAKILYAPGKASNAGGVATSGLEMTQNSLRFNWTRDEVDLKLKEIMANIHDSCIKYGKTEDGYIDYVKGANIAGFVKVADAMLAQGIV is encoded by the coding sequence TGTTATTCCTTACATTGTTGAACACGAAATATATAATGGAAAAAGTATTTTACTAAGAATGGTAGAACCGGAACGCGTAATAACATTTCGAGTTTGTTGGGTAAACGATGCTGGTGAAATTCAGGTAAATAGAGGATACAGAATTCAAATGAATTCGGCTATTGGCCCTTATAAAGGAGGTTTGCGTTTTCACCCTACTGTTAATATGAGTATTTTAAAGTTTTTGGCTTTTGAACAAGTATTCAAAAACAGTTTAACGACTCTGCCAATGGGTGGTGGAAAAGGGGGTAGTGATTTTGACCCTAAAGGAAAGAGCGATGGTGAAATTATGCGTTTTTGCCATGCTTTTATGAGTGAACTATTCAGACATATTGGACCTAATACAGATGTGCCTGCTGGTGATATGGGTGTAGGAGCTAGAGAAATAGGCTTTTTATTTGGGATGTATAAAAAATTAAAAAATGAATTTACTGGTGTTTTAACGGGTAAAGGGTTGTCTTGGGGCGGCTCTTTAATCAGACCAGAAGCAACAGGTTACGGAACCGTTTATTTTGCTCAAAAAATGTTAGAAACTAAAGGTCAAGATTTAGAAGGCAAACACGTGGTTGTCTCTGGTTCTGGTAATGTGGCACAATATGCTGTTGAAAAATGTATTCAATTAGGGGCTAAAGTATTAACCATGTCCGATTCATCAGGCTATATTTATGATAATGAAGGTATAAATACTGAAAAATTAGCACTTATCATGGAACTTAAAAATGTTAAAAGAGCAAGAATAAGCGAGTATATAAAAACATATCCGAACTCCAAATTTATTAAAGCAAAAACACCTTGGGAGGTAAAATGTGATATTGCGCTACCTTGTGCAACACAAAATGAGTTAAATGATGAAGATGCAAAAGTACTTTTAAAAAATGGTTGTATCTGTGTTAGTGAAGGGGCTAATATGCCGTCTACTATTAAGGCCGTTCGTGAATTTCATAAAGCAAAAATTTTATATGCACCAGGAAAAGCATCGAATGCAGGAGGTGTTGCAACTTCTGGCTTAGAAATGACTCAAAATTCATTACGTTTTAATTGGACCAGAGATGAGGTCGATTTGAAGCTTAAAGAAATTATGGCTAATATTCATGATTCTTGCATCAAATATGGCAAAACCGAAGATGGTTATATAGACTATGTTAAAGGGGCTAACATTGCTGGTTTTGTAAAAGTTGCAGATGCTATGTTAGCACAGGGCATTGTATAG